From a region of the Streptomyces venezuelae genome:
- a CDS encoding M28 family metallopeptidase, translated as MPSRRIAAATAALAAAALVSPLLLAGPAGATGSPQSDAARGDALARKLVKEATGKGAYNHLKVLQSLADYNNGNRAAGSKGHEQSAKYIEAVMKAAGYTVTRNEFDFVFVETIEEKLTVGGANQRDVPIHLMTYTANSPEGGVTAQVAVAPVDADGTNGCEAGDFASGAFTGKIALIKRGGCTFAVKQQNAATAGAVGAVIYNNTAGALNGTLGDPTLGKVPTGGITQEDGEKLTAEAAAGPVELTLDIRELRENRKTFNVVAETKGGDENNTVFLGAHLDSVAAGPGINDNGSGSAGILQVAQRLASEQKKVKNKVKFAWWSAEEFGLLGSEAYVAGLTDEQKKKIKLYLNFDMIASPNAAYFVYDGDDSDATGAGPGPAGSAQLEKGINDFLDSKKIPHEGTDFSGRSDYGPFIEAGIPSGGTFTGAEGIKTPEQAAKFGGQAGVAYDVNYHGKGDDITNIDQKALDINVDVIADAVGHYAHDLAPLSKPVVSQPTGGSGSGGGLHQGHDELVQ; from the coding sequence ATGCCCTCACGCCGTATAGCCGCAGCAACCGCCGCCCTGGCAGCCGCAGCCCTCGTATCTCCGCTGCTGCTGGCCGGACCGGCCGGAGCCACCGGAAGCCCCCAGAGCGACGCCGCCCGCGGCGACGCGCTCGCCAGGAAGCTGGTCAAGGAGGCGACCGGCAAGGGCGCCTACAACCACCTCAAGGTGCTCCAGTCGCTCGCCGACTACAACAACGGCAACCGCGCGGCCGGATCCAAGGGCCACGAGCAGTCGGCCAAGTACATCGAGGCGGTGATGAAGGCGGCCGGGTACACGGTCACCCGCAACGAGTTCGACTTCGTCTTCGTCGAGACGATCGAGGAGAAGCTGACCGTGGGCGGCGCGAACCAGCGCGACGTCCCGATCCACCTGATGACCTACACGGCGAACTCCCCGGAGGGCGGTGTGACGGCCCAGGTCGCCGTCGCCCCGGTCGACGCGGACGGGACGAACGGCTGCGAGGCGGGCGACTTCGCCTCCGGCGCCTTCACCGGCAAGATCGCCCTGATCAAGCGCGGCGGCTGCACCTTCGCGGTGAAGCAGCAGAACGCGGCCACGGCCGGAGCCGTCGGCGCGGTCATCTACAACAACACCGCGGGCGCCCTGAACGGCACCCTCGGCGACCCGACCCTCGGCAAGGTCCCGACGGGCGGCATCACCCAGGAGGACGGCGAGAAGCTCACCGCCGAGGCCGCCGCCGGTCCGGTCGAGCTCACCCTCGACATCCGTGAGCTGCGCGAGAACCGCAAGACCTTCAACGTCGTCGCCGAGACCAAGGGCGGCGACGAGAACAACACCGTCTTCCTCGGCGCGCACCTCGACTCGGTCGCGGCAGGCCCGGGCATCAACGACAACGGATCCGGTTCGGCCGGCATCCTCCAGGTCGCCCAGCGGCTCGCGAGCGAGCAGAAGAAGGTCAAGAACAAGGTCAAGTTCGCCTGGTGGTCGGCCGAGGAGTTCGGCCTGCTCGGCTCCGAGGCGTACGTCGCCGGCCTGACCGACGAGCAGAAGAAGAAGATCAAGCTCTACCTGAACTTCGACATGATCGCCTCGCCGAACGCCGCCTACTTCGTCTACGACGGCGACGACTCGGACGCGACCGGCGCGGGCCCCGGCCCGGCGGGCTCCGCCCAGCTGGAGAAGGGGATCAACGACTTCCTCGACTCGAAGAAGATCCCGCACGAGGGCACGGACTTCTCGGGCCGCTCGGACTACGGCCCCTTCATCGAGGCGGGCATCCCGTCCGGCGGTACCTTCACCGGCGCCGAGGGGATCAAGACCCCGGAGCAGGCCGCGAAGTTCGGCGGCCAGGCGGGCGTCGCCTACGACGTGAACTACCACGGCAAGGGTGACGACATCACCAACATCGACCAGAAGGCGCTCGACATCAACGTCGACGTCATCGCGGACGCGGTCGGCCACTACGCGCACGACCTGGCCCCGCTGTCGAAGCCGGTCGTCTCGCAGCCGACGGGCGGCTCGGGCAGCGGCGGCGGCCTGCACCAGGGTCACGACGAGCTGGTGCAGTAG
- a CDS encoding sensor histidine kinase, producing the protein MQRLYDFLRRHPTGVDSFWAVLLFGIGMLQVADDSSHSTTARLLAVPAVVAMSVVVALRRKWTPAMFWLAVGTGVYKLITHTDVNPADVAMLIILYTVAASSEVSRRMSRTAFAIGFVASPLYAVRFAVDQGNLRDNALSVLFAIVPFALAWVLGDSLRTRRAYYAQLVERNQRLENQREAQAKVAVAAERARIARELHDVVAHNVSVMVVQADGAAYVMDVAPEQAKEALQTISGTGRQALAEMRRLLGVLRTGEPQESEDYVPQPDVEQIEVLVEQVRTAGLSVDFEVEGTPRRLPSGVELTAYRIVQEALTNTRKHGGPEAKASVRLVYFDDGLGLLVEDDGRGAAHELYEDGGADGAGHGLIGMRERIGMVGGTLDAGPRPGGGFRISALLPLKKR; encoded by the coding sequence GTGCAGCGCCTCTACGACTTCCTCCGCAGACACCCGACGGGCGTCGACAGCTTCTGGGCTGTCCTCCTCTTCGGGATCGGGATGCTGCAGGTCGCCGACGACAGTTCCCACAGCACCACCGCACGGCTGCTCGCCGTCCCCGCGGTCGTCGCGATGAGTGTCGTGGTGGCCCTGCGCCGCAAGTGGACACCGGCGATGTTCTGGCTCGCCGTCGGCACCGGCGTCTACAAGCTGATCACCCACACCGACGTGAATCCCGCCGACGTCGCGATGCTGATCATCCTGTACACGGTCGCCGCCTCCTCCGAGGTCTCGCGCCGGATGTCCCGTACCGCGTTCGCCATCGGATTCGTCGCCTCCCCCCTGTACGCCGTGCGCTTCGCGGTGGACCAGGGCAACCTGCGCGACAACGCCCTCTCCGTGCTCTTCGCGATCGTCCCGTTCGCCCTCGCCTGGGTGCTCGGCGACTCCCTGCGCACCCGCCGGGCCTACTACGCCCAGCTCGTCGAGCGGAACCAGCGCCTGGAGAACCAGCGCGAGGCCCAGGCCAAGGTGGCCGTGGCCGCCGAGCGCGCCCGGATCGCCCGCGAGCTGCACGACGTCGTCGCGCACAACGTCTCGGTGATGGTGGTCCAGGCGGACGGGGCCGCATACGTCATGGACGTGGCTCCCGAGCAGGCCAAGGAAGCCCTCCAGACCATCTCCGGCACCGGGCGCCAGGCGCTGGCCGAGATGCGGCGGCTGCTGGGCGTCCTGCGCACCGGCGAACCCCAGGAGTCCGAGGACTACGTGCCCCAGCCGGACGTCGAGCAGATCGAGGTCCTGGTCGAGCAGGTACGGACGGCGGGGCTCTCGGTGGACTTCGAGGTCGAGGGAACGCCCCGGCGGCTGCCCAGCGGGGTCGAGCTGACGGCGTACCGGATCGTGCAGGAGGCGCTGACCAACACCCGCAAGCACGGCGGCCCCGAGGCGAAGGCCAGCGTCCGGCTGGTCTACTTCGACGACGGCCTCGGCCTGCTGGTCGAGGACGACGGCCGGGGCGCGGCCCACGAGCTGTACGAGGACGGCGGCGCGGACGGCGCCGGGCACGGGCTGATCGGCATGCGCGAGCGGATCGGTATGGTCGGCGGAACCCTGGACGCGGGGCCGCGGCCCGGCGGCGGCTTCCGGATCAGCGCACTGCTGCCCCTGAAGAAGAGATGA
- a CDS encoding SAM-dependent methyltransferase translates to MEAALYGPDGFYVRPGGPGPAGHFRTSVHASPLYAAAVARLLRWVDAELGHPARLDLVDVGAGRGELLAGVLAALEPRTAARVRPYAVERAERPAGLDPRIHWAEAPPEGATGLLFANEWLDNVPLEVAEDGRYVLVAPDGTERAGGPLDGPDRAWLERWWPGGGRSEIGRARDEAWAAAAGSLERGLAVAVDYAHTRGARPPYGTLTGFRGGREVPPVPDGSCDVTAHVALDSCAGPGAVLLTQREALAALGVSGARPPLALASADPVAYVRALSSAGEAAELTDRAGLGAFGWLVQPVGIQAPAWPGARTAH, encoded by the coding sequence ATGGAGGCCGCGCTGTACGGGCCCGACGGCTTCTACGTGCGCCCCGGCGGGCCGGGACCAGCCGGACACTTCCGTACCTCCGTGCACGCCTCCCCGCTGTACGCCGCGGCCGTGGCCCGGCTGCTGCGGTGGGTGGACGCCGAGCTCGGGCACCCGGCGCGGCTGGACCTGGTCGATGTCGGGGCCGGGCGGGGGGAGCTGCTGGCCGGGGTGCTCGCCGCGCTGGAGCCGCGGACGGCCGCGCGGGTGCGCCCGTACGCCGTGGAACGGGCGGAGCGGCCCGCCGGGCTCGACCCGCGCATCCACTGGGCCGAGGCCCCGCCCGAAGGGGCGACGGGCCTGCTCTTCGCCAACGAATGGCTGGACAACGTGCCGCTGGAGGTCGCCGAGGACGGGCGGTACGTGCTGGTCGCCCCGGACGGTACGGAGCGTGCGGGCGGCCCGCTGGACGGCCCGGACCGGGCCTGGCTGGAGCGCTGGTGGCCGGGCGGCGGCCGCAGCGAGATCGGCCGGGCCCGTGACGAGGCCTGGGCGGCCGCCGCCGGGTCCCTGGAGCGGGGACTTGCGGTCGCGGTGGACTACGCCCACACCCGGGGCGCGCGGCCCCCGTACGGCACCCTGACGGGCTTTCGCGGCGGCCGGGAGGTCCCGCCGGTGCCGGACGGCTCCTGCGACGTCACCGCCCACGTGGCCCTGGACTCCTGTGCGGGACCGGGGGCGGTGCTGCTGACCCAGCGCGAGGCACTGGCCGCGCTCGGCGTCTCGGGCGCCCGGCCCCCGCTCGCCCTGGCCTCGGCGGACCCGGTGGCCTACGTACGGGCCCTGTCCTCGGCCGGCGAGGCGGCGGAGCTCACGGACCGCGCCGGGCTGGGGGCCTTCGGCTGGCTGGTCCAGCCCGTCGGCATCCAGGCCCCTGCGTGGCCGGGCGCACGTACGGCGCACTGA